From Micromonospora rifamycinica, a single genomic window includes:
- a CDS encoding FtsK/SpoIIIE domain-containing protein, with product MDAVAGPRARTNRAAALHRRAAASSAAAAAVLDEIRPAPADQRRQYELADRLRSAAALLAPGWAGSDLENLAADAPCGEENPPFVRIGTGAALENACFPALVPLLGSGHLTIDADVRDLRVVGLLRAVLLRLLAATPAGCLLVRAVDGTSAEPPTRKTGAPADHHTRSTGAPADHQTPGTGTPAEPRTGASVEPDSRGTDDTAQPDPRGVDFTVGTFAPFAALADAGLLPPPATDVAGLRAVLTEAEQWVSPGTGRPRRHDRTLLLVIAGLPESTGASDLDRIVALAERGRGAGLHLVVAGWPVADRPPLPQATPVRLRTSYALLGDPPGSSFSGPGTDAPGGLNCPVLVDDDPGPELIGAVCRRLADRVEAGSRLGLAELLPPADAELWTTTSVDGLSTTVGDAGGRPVTVGFTELTPHWLVSGRSDADRSAFLTNALLGLTARYGPDELALYLVDLGDGESFVEFLQTERDRSWLPQVRAAGMAADPEYVRDLFDQLTAEIHRREEAAARGGGQRFAELRDHQTLPRVVCVVDNFSLLLSDRDPVAAEVLARLDGLARSGRGYGVHLVLAGAGDLGVGAGPAPRDSVLGQFPVRVALAGGSPVLMPTNDAAAGLAVGSAVVNTAGGLGGPRGATRGHERLVRFPDPHDAPEVVEQLRHRLFAARPEDAVPPVVFAGWARPLLRNDPRMRAAVAGRSGAPAALLGRAVDVARTTVAVPLGPVAGRNLAVLGPGRAAASLLATAARSTAAHHLPGTVEFVIAPLDEGSTPLAAALAAELAGCQRVSMVDGPGLPAVVDGAGPAYLVVFGVDAPSAAELPADRLRALLREGPAAGRHLLGWWRTVPPFAGLVEPDGEVGKLAAVAAVDVPGAQLAPVFGRPVPWRPRPDRVVLWDSPDDRGTVLVPFADEADPARPAADEPGPDRPEAEPDPADRRQDQP from the coding sequence GTGGACGCGGTGGCCGGTCCGAGGGCTCGTACCAACCGCGCCGCTGCCCTGCACCGCCGCGCCGCTGCCAGCTCCGCCGCTGCCGCAGCGGTCCTCGACGAGATCCGTCCGGCCCCTGCCGACCAGCGTCGCCAGTACGAGCTGGCGGACCGGCTGCGCTCCGCTGCCGCGCTCCTCGCTCCGGGGTGGGCCGGCAGCGACCTGGAGAACCTGGCGGCGGACGCTCCCTGTGGGGAGGAGAATCCGCCCTTCGTCCGGATCGGCACCGGGGCAGCGCTCGAGAACGCCTGTTTCCCGGCGCTGGTGCCACTGCTCGGCTCGGGACATCTGACGATCGACGCTGACGTCCGGGACCTCCGGGTGGTCGGCCTGCTGCGGGCCGTGCTGCTACGCCTGCTGGCGGCTACCCCGGCCGGCTGCCTCCTGGTGCGCGCCGTCGACGGCACCTCCGCCGAGCCCCCCACCAGGAAGACCGGCGCCCCCGCCGACCACCACACCCGGAGCACCGGCGCCCCCGCCGACCATCAGACCCCCGGCACCGGCACCCCTGCCGAGCCCCGCACCGGCGCCTCCGTCGAGCCGGACAGTCGGGGCACCGACGATACCGCTCAGCCGGACCCCCGGGGCGTCGACTTCACCGTCGGCACCTTCGCCCCGTTCGCCGCGCTGGCCGATGCTGGTCTGTTGCCGCCACCGGCGACCGACGTGGCCGGGTTGCGGGCGGTGCTCACCGAGGCCGAGCAGTGGGTCTCTCCGGGAACCGGCCGGCCCCGCCGACATGACCGGACGCTGCTGTTGGTGATCGCCGGGCTGCCCGAGTCCACCGGTGCGAGCGACCTGGACCGGATCGTGGCACTGGCCGAGCGGGGGCGGGGGGCTGGCCTGCATCTGGTGGTCGCCGGCTGGCCGGTGGCCGACCGGCCGCCGTTGCCGCAGGCCACGCCGGTCCGGCTGCGCACCTCGTACGCGCTGCTGGGGGATCCGCCGGGCAGTTCGTTCAGCGGGCCGGGCACCGATGCGCCGGGGGGTCTGAACTGTCCTGTCCTGGTGGACGACGATCCCGGTCCGGAGCTGATCGGGGCGGTCTGCCGTCGGCTGGCCGATCGGGTGGAGGCGGGTTCCCGGTTGGGTCTCGCCGAGCTTCTGCCACCCGCCGACGCGGAGCTGTGGACGACGACGTCGGTCGACGGCCTGTCCACCACCGTCGGGGACGCCGGCGGCCGGCCGGTCACCGTGGGGTTCACCGAGTTGACCCCGCACTGGCTGGTCAGCGGCCGGTCGGACGCGGACCGGTCGGCGTTCCTGACCAACGCCCTGCTCGGCCTCACCGCCCGCTACGGCCCGGACGAGTTGGCCCTGTACCTGGTGGACCTGGGCGACGGCGAGTCGTTCGTGGAGTTCCTCCAGACCGAGCGGGACCGGTCCTGGCTGCCGCAGGTCCGGGCGGCCGGAATGGCCGCCGACCCGGAATACGTCCGGGACCTGTTCGACCAGTTGACGGCGGAGATCCACCGGCGGGAGGAGGCGGCGGCCCGGGGCGGCGGTCAGCGTTTCGCGGAGCTGCGCGACCACCAGACACTGCCGCGCGTGGTCTGCGTCGTCGACAACTTTTCGCTGCTGCTGTCGGATCGCGATCCGGTGGCCGCCGAGGTGCTGGCCCGGCTGGACGGGCTGGCCCGGTCGGGGCGCGGGTACGGTGTCCATCTGGTCCTGGCCGGAGCGGGTGACCTGGGCGTCGGCGCGGGGCCGGCGCCCCGGGACTCGGTGCTGGGGCAGTTCCCGGTGCGGGTGGCGCTCGCCGGTGGCAGCCCCGTGTTGATGCCGACCAACGACGCCGCCGCCGGCCTGGCGGTGGGCAGTGCGGTGGTGAACACCGCCGGCGGGCTCGGTGGGCCGCGCGGCGCGACGCGTGGGCACGAGCGGCTGGTCCGGTTCCCCGACCCGCACGATGCTCCGGAGGTCGTCGAGCAACTGCGGCACCGGCTGTTCGCGGCCCGGCCGGAGGATGCCGTACCGCCGGTGGTGTTCGCCGGTTGGGCCCGACCGTTGCTCCGCAACGATCCACGGATGCGGGCGGCGGTGGCTGGCCGCTCCGGTGCCCCGGCGGCTCTGCTGGGGCGGGCGGTGGACGTGGCCCGGACGACCGTCGCGGTGCCGCTGGGTCCGGTGGCGGGGCGGAACCTGGCCGTCCTCGGCCCGGGCCGGGCGGCGGCCTCGCTGTTGGCGACGGCGGCGCGGAGCACCGCCGCGCACCACCTGCCGGGCACCGTGGAGTTCGTGATCGCCCCGCTGGACGAGGGGTCGACCCCGCTGGCGGCCGCGCTCGCCGCCGAGCTGGCCGGCTGCCAGCGGGTGTCGATGGTCGACGGTCCGGGGTTGCCGGCTGTGGTCGACGGTGCCGGCCCCGCCTACCTGGTGGTGTTCGGGGTGGACGCGCCGTCGGCGGCCGAGCTGCCAGCGGACCGGTTGCGGGCGCTGTTGCGGGAGGGGCCGGCGGCGGGCCGGCACCTGCTGGGCTGGTGGCGGACGGTGCCACCGTTCGCCGGGTTGGTGGAGCCGGACGGCGAGGTCGGGAAGCTGGCCGCGGTGGCCGCGGTCGACGTACCGGGTGCCCAGCTCGCCCCGGTCTTCGGTCGACCGGTGCCGTGGCGTCCCCGGCCGGACCGGGTGGTCCTCTGGGATTCCCCCGACGACCGTGGCACCGTGCTGGTGCCGTTCGCCGACGAGGCGGATCCGGCGCGCCCCGCCGCCGACGAGCCCGGACCCGACCGGCCGGAGGCCGAACCGGACCCGGCCGACCGCCGTCAGGACCAGCCATGA
- a CDS encoding M23 family metallopeptidase, translating into MSTKEEPRRRIRAGVALGVSAALASILCCGGGTVAFFLTTLSVDRQDLIAAEANCEEDHQVRLSGNIPRLGSYGQTQMRNAAVIIKVGQDMRVPPRGWVIAVATAMQESALRNLSNSTVAGSRGIPNEGVGSDHDSVGLFQQRAGWGSVAQRMSPDYAARKFYEKLLKVDGWERMPLTRAAQKVQISAYPDAYAKHEDIASQIVNALAGGAARTVQIADRSVCDRASARAIAASGWTAPIDGGVGSGFRTASRPRHNGVDIGARKRTEIHAAATGRVLVARCDPDHDGNRTCDVDGFPGKGGCGWFVDILHAGGYISRYCHMIEKPRVVPGQLVKAGEVIGLVGSSGNSSGPHLHFEVHVDSDRSFAGGINPVPFMRQRGAPLNGSA; encoded by the coding sequence ATGAGCACCAAGGAGGAACCTCGTCGCCGAATCCGGGCTGGTGTCGCCCTCGGAGTTTCGGCAGCACTCGCGTCAATTCTCTGCTGCGGTGGAGGAACTGTTGCTTTTTTCCTAACCACTCTCAGTGTAGACCGTCAAGACCTGATAGCCGCTGAGGCGAATTGCGAAGAAGATCATCAAGTTCGCCTGTCTGGAAATATTCCTCGACTAGGCTCCTACGGCCAAACACAGATGCGCAATGCGGCGGTCATCATCAAAGTCGGGCAGGATATGAGGGTGCCGCCCCGAGGCTGGGTGATCGCGGTGGCCACGGCGATGCAGGAGTCGGCCCTGCGCAACCTGTCCAACAGTACCGTCGCCGGCTCCCGCGGAATCCCCAACGAAGGCGTCGGTTCGGACCACGACTCCGTAGGCCTGTTCCAGCAGCGCGCCGGCTGGGGCAGCGTCGCACAACGGATGTCCCCTGACTACGCCGCCCGCAAGTTCTACGAGAAGCTCCTGAAGGTCGACGGCTGGGAGCGGATGCCCCTCACCCGGGCAGCCCAGAAGGTGCAGATCAGCGCCTATCCCGATGCTTACGCGAAGCACGAGGACATCGCCAGTCAGATCGTCAACGCGCTCGCCGGTGGTGCCGCGCGGACCGTCCAGATCGCCGACCGCTCGGTATGCGACCGTGCTTCCGCGCGAGCCATCGCCGCTTCCGGCTGGACCGCTCCGATCGACGGCGGGGTCGGCTCCGGGTTCCGTACCGCCAGCCGGCCGCGGCACAACGGGGTGGACATCGGTGCCCGCAAGCGAACCGAGATCCACGCGGCCGCCACCGGTCGGGTGCTGGTCGCCCGCTGCGACCCGGACCATGACGGGAACCGCACCTGCGATGTCGACGGCTTCCCCGGAAAAGGTGGATGTGGCTGGTTCGTCGACATCCTGCACGCCGGCGGTTACATCAGCCGCTACTGTCACATGATCGAAAAGCCCCGGGTGGTCCCTGGGCAACTCGTCAAGGCTGGAGAAGTGATCGGACTGGTCGGCAGCAGTGGGAACTCCTCCGGCCCACATCTGCACTTCGAGGTGCACGTAGACAGTGACCGCAGCTTCGCTGGTGGAATCAATCCGGTGCCTTTCATGCGTCAGCGCGGGGCACCGCTGAACGGGTCGGCATGA